Proteins encoded together in one Desulfovibrio sp. UCD-KL4C window:
- a CDS encoding alpha-2-macroglobulin, which yields MDRGPSPFRDKKNIIIGMLLMLCIMQASALLKNKYESVSQRRADGAGAAVTDVSLDSQGYSELLIAFDKPVGPQEASPPLTTPPAQITPEVKGEWRWINPYGLKFTAEPSFAQDTRFTIKMEPENFLPHGLTLAGETSFSVQTGSFTVNEINLWTEPVEGPGRQIRIAGSFSFSNYVSAEKTLKNISLTTPDGKDIPVSLDSNYDDYTQSFVSSPIEKTTDKKTYTLKIAKDMPDSKNSMVLGKDYEKTIEIRFNPVLKYEGYTGSSSISGSSIKLGFSSPVLPVQGLAMISIKPDVPFSASTSGNNLILSGSFLPGKKYELTLKKGLTAADGAVLEKELVAKINLPDITPFADFTTSGMFLSETGYKTLGIKTINTDHVNVEVDRVFPNNLFSLFTHYGYMAFDSSTYGSGISPALGNKIFSGKVTTKGKKNKETVTPLSLQSFIAKGGKGLYRVCAGVPRQGEKAQRWVMITNLGLVAKQGEDESLFWVSSVSTLKPVMDAKVQVISDRNQIMASGKTSNRGMLVIKKKDFRRDVGRPYMVIVTHKNDMTFLLLNRFATDMAGLDVAGQRLSQKGFTSFSYGERDLYRPGETVKGVAIIRNEKLSPSNKMPVVLVYLDQRGRELFRKTTITDSQGMVQFKREIPDYSPTGHFSINILAGNENIGNYRYSVEDFMPDRIAAEIITSKITSPGENLDFEVDGRYLFGPPAENLPVKARVSLEPCEFRPQGYKQFRFNTDSSSFKPLEILVTDDKLDEAGKHSFSVLIPAKIKSDSALQARLTARISETGGRGVTATKIEPVNISKFYPGLKTLTKQGYQENEEVKLDYVTLTPEGEKTVAPKLIMTLYRDRWQTIIRTTASGGFRYVTERDPELIETRKITPSKSQGSFKVTPVQFGSYRVILSDPKSGVSAQADFFCGGWGYSPWALKNPSRLDIIPTRSGDYKAGEMAKFQLRTPFSGHMLITVEDRSVRWMKTLTITGNTATISVPVQKELSPNAYVTATLIRSVKDLEPGASARAVGAVPIFVNRQSNKLPVAITSPETTRPEKTVTFKVKTHPGAKLTIAAVDEGILRLSGQKTPNPFTYFYAKRALGVRWADTFGMLMPDAGPINKAPAGGGEALTMMKQFAGSGSIRRVKPVTFWSGLITADQNGNASFDVKIPEFNGALRIMAVVSDGKKFGSSSTLMTVRSPLMVTPTLPRFLAPEESFEIPVSVRNDTPTDGKFSVAVKSTGAFQTNMNLKSLAIAKGRQTTTFFKAQTGKDIGESTFTFTAKGNKENAVATIDMNIRPALPATRSSESGFLKDKETSFPSKLSGMMNSTISRTLTIGNQPMIRMAGKLDYLLKYPYGCTEQVISGAFPLLKFPELARELSPESFDKNSPQYMVQSALSKLSMMQSGDGGFSLWPNGRKTDKWTSVYALHFLYEAGISGYQVDTLLLNSAMGYVSNLAGELSDKGSYRLASYALYVLAKCGKPMHGPMNYLREQKITKLDELSLTLLGGAFAATGDMKAYMQLLSTRPAPISKTDKDNVFSSEIRDLALETLVRMGSDKTDDSIPKMIQKLSNLMADNGKDVTQDNALGFMALGSFFGQTKTEPIPAGRIISNGKELAKFGNNSTTVVTVHGDTPLSVELDSAPTSGTAVWTINSRAVPLIANWKPFSNGLTIKREFLTREGEPLNPEKIKQGQLVAMRTVVSGTGNEVPNAVIQCLLPSGLEPENTKLATSEDLPWLERGNVSPDHVDIRDDRVLIFTDIPKEGKVEQVVLLRAVTRGEFKIPPAQAEAMYNPEVAGATDIGKMVIGE from the coding sequence ATGGACAGAGGACCTTCACCTTTCAGAGATAAGAAAAATATCATCATCGGAATGTTGCTTATGCTTTGCATCATGCAAGCATCCGCCCTGCTTAAAAACAAATATGAATCAGTTTCGCAGCGCAGAGCGGATGGAGCCGGAGCAGCCGTTACGGATGTTAGCCTCGACAGTCAGGGCTACTCGGAGCTGCTCATTGCTTTTGATAAGCCAGTCGGACCTCAAGAAGCCTCCCCTCCGCTCACAACTCCTCCGGCGCAAATAACTCCGGAAGTTAAAGGTGAATGGAGATGGATTAATCCTTACGGTCTTAAATTTACGGCTGAGCCATCATTTGCTCAGGACACAAGGTTCACCATAAAAATGGAGCCGGAAAATTTCCTCCCGCACGGACTAACCCTCGCAGGTGAAACATCTTTTTCTGTCCAGACAGGAAGTTTCACAGTGAATGAAATCAACTTATGGACTGAACCAGTTGAAGGACCGGGCAGGCAGATTAGAATAGCGGGAAGCTTTTCTTTCAGTAACTATGTAAGTGCTGAGAAGACCCTTAAAAACATTTCACTCACAACCCCAGACGGTAAAGATATTCCTGTCAGCCTTGACAGTAATTATGACGATTACACACAGAGTTTTGTAAGTTCTCCTATTGAAAAGACCACTGATAAAAAAACATACACTCTGAAAATAGCTAAAGACATGCCTGATAGTAAAAACAGCATGGTACTTGGCAAAGACTATGAGAAAACAATTGAAATACGTTTTAATCCAGTTCTGAAATACGAAGGATATACAGGATCAAGCTCAATTTCAGGTTCAAGCATTAAACTGGGGTTCTCAAGTCCTGTTTTACCTGTGCAAGGACTGGCAATGATCTCAATCAAACCCGATGTGCCTTTCTCAGCTTCTACGTCCGGAAACAACCTCATCCTGTCCGGCTCCTTTTTACCGGGCAAAAAATATGAACTTACCCTAAAAAAAGGACTTACCGCCGCAGACGGCGCAGTGCTTGAAAAAGAACTCGTTGCAAAAATTAATCTTCCGGACATCACTCCCTTTGCTGATTTCACTACAAGTGGAATGTTCCTATCCGAAACCGGATATAAAACTTTAGGGATTAAGACCATCAACACAGACCATGTTAATGTAGAAGTTGACCGAGTTTTCCCAAACAATCTGTTCTCACTCTTTACTCATTATGGATATATGGCCTTTGATTCAAGTACCTACGGCAGTGGAATATCCCCGGCACTCGGGAATAAAATTTTCTCAGGCAAAGTCACGACCAAGGGCAAAAAAAACAAAGAAACTGTAACCCCGCTATCGCTACAAAGTTTTATAGCTAAAGGTGGAAAAGGTTTATACAGAGTCTGCGCAGGAGTTCCCCGCCAAGGCGAAAAAGCTCAGCGTTGGGTAATGATTACTAATCTGGGACTTGTAGCTAAACAGGGCGAAGATGAATCACTGTTCTGGGTTTCTTCGGTTTCAACCCTCAAGCCCGTCATGGATGCAAAAGTTCAGGTTATTAGTGACCGGAATCAGATCATGGCAAGTGGAAAGACCAGTAATCGCGGAATGCTCGTTATCAAGAAAAAAGATTTCCGCCGTGATGTTGGAAGACCTTACATGGTTATTGTTACTCACAAAAATGACATGACATTTCTTCTATTAAACCGTTTTGCAACCGACATGGCAGGTCTTGATGTCGCCGGACAACGACTTTCTCAAAAAGGGTTCACATCCTTTTCATACGGAGAAAGAGATCTCTACCGTCCCGGTGAAACAGTCAAAGGCGTTGCAATTATCAGAAATGAAAAACTTTCTCCATCAAACAAAATGCCAGTGGTTCTGGTCTACCTAGATCAGCGCGGCAGAGAACTTTTCCGCAAAACAACCATTACCGACAGTCAGGGTATGGTTCAATTCAAACGAGAAATTCCCGATTATTCACCAACAGGACACTTCTCTATCAATATTCTGGCAGGCAACGAGAACATCGGGAACTATCGTTACTCAGTCGAAGACTTTATGCCGGATAGAATCGCTGCGGAAATAATCACATCCAAAATTACTTCTCCGGGAGAAAATTTAGATTTTGAAGTTGACGGCAGGTATCTTTTCGGACCTCCAGCTGAAAATCTGCCTGTAAAGGCAAGAGTCTCTCTTGAACCTTGTGAATTCAGACCTCAAGGCTATAAGCAATTCCGCTTTAATACGGATTCAAGTTCATTTAAACCGTTAGAAATATTGGTTACGGATGATAAGCTGGATGAAGCAGGCAAGCATTCATTCTCTGTTCTTATCCCTGCAAAAATTAAATCTGACTCAGCATTGCAAGCCAGACTGACTGCAAGAATCAGTGAAACAGGCGGTCGCGGAGTTACAGCGACAAAGATCGAACCCGTAAATATCTCTAAGTTCTATCCCGGTCTGAAAACACTCACCAAGCAAGGGTATCAGGAGAACGAAGAGGTCAAACTCGATTACGTGACCCTTACTCCAGAAGGTGAAAAGACAGTGGCTCCTAAACTGATCATGACCTTATACCGAGACCGCTGGCAGACAATTATACGCACAACGGCTTCAGGCGGTTTCAGATATGTAACCGAACGCGACCCTGAACTGATTGAGACACGCAAAATAACACCTTCAAAATCTCAAGGTTCATTCAAAGTAACACCTGTTCAATTCGGAAGCTATCGCGTGATATTAAGTGATCCTAAATCAGGAGTTTCCGCGCAGGCAGATTTCTTCTGCGGTGGATGGGGTTATTCTCCATGGGCACTTAAAAATCCTTCCAGATTGGATATAATCCCGACTAGAAGCGGTGATTATAAGGCCGGAGAAATGGCTAAGTTCCAGCTCCGCACTCCTTTCTCTGGTCATATGCTTATAACGGTTGAAGACCGCTCTGTGCGCTGGATGAAAACACTTACGATAACAGGAAATACGGCAACCATTTCCGTTCCTGTTCAGAAAGAATTAAGCCCTAATGCTTATGTAACAGCAACACTGATCAGATCTGTAAAAGATCTTGAACCTGGGGCCTCCGCCCGCGCTGTAGGAGCTGTTCCTATATTCGTAAACAGACAGTCCAATAAACTTCCTGTAGCAATAACTTCTCCTGAAACAACACGTCCGGAAAAAACAGTCACATTCAAAGTGAAAACACACCCCGGTGCAAAACTGACAATTGCGGCTGTAGACGAGGGAATACTAAGACTTTCAGGGCAAAAGACACCTAATCCGTTTACCTATTTTTACGCCAAAAGAGCACTTGGCGTGAGATGGGCGGATACTTTCGGCATGCTCATGCCTGATGCCGGACCTATCAATAAGGCTCCTGCCGGTGGTGGTGAAGCGCTGACCATGATGAAACAGTTCGCAGGCAGCGGCTCTATAAGACGAGTTAAGCCCGTTACGTTCTGGTCAGGTTTAATCACAGCAGACCAGAATGGAAACGCTTCATTTGATGTGAAAATACCTGAATTTAACGGAGCTTTGAGAATTATGGCTGTTGTTAGCGATGGCAAAAAATTCGGCTCATCATCAACTTTGATGACCGTCCGCTCTCCGCTGATGGTAACACCTACTCTACCCCGCTTCCTTGCCCCTGAAGAAAGCTTTGAAATTCCTGTAAGTGTCCGTAACGATACTCCGACTGACGGAAAATTTTCCGTAGCGGTTAAATCAACCGGAGCTTTCCAGACAAATATGAACCTTAAATCATTAGCCATTGCTAAGGGCAGACAAACAACCACATTCTTTAAGGCTCAGACAGGTAAAGATATAGGTGAATCCACCTTTACCTTCACAGCAAAAGGCAACAAAGAAAATGCAGTGGCAACAATTGATATGAATATTCGTCCGGCCCTGCCTGCAACGCGTAGCAGTGAGTCCGGATTCCTAAAAGACAAAGAAACATCATTCCCTTCAAAATTATCAGGAATGATGAATTCAACTATCAGCAGGACGCTGACCATCGGCAATCAGCCCATGATCCGCATGGCAGGAAAACTCGATTACCTCTTGAAATATCCTTATGGATGTACAGAGCAGGTAATATCAGGAGCTTTCCCACTACTGAAATTCCCAGAACTTGCACGTGAACTTTCACCTGAAAGTTTTGATAAAAACTCACCACAATATATGGTTCAGTCCGCACTGAGCAAACTTTCCATGATGCAGAGCGGAGACGGTGGGTTCTCGTTATGGCCGAACGGACGCAAAACCGATAAATGGACTTCTGTTTACGCACTCCACTTTCTCTACGAAGCTGGAATTTCCGGTTATCAGGTCGATACACTGCTGTTAAACTCAGCTATGGGTTACGTTTCTAACCTTGCTGGAGAACTAAGTGATAAAGGCTCATACAGGTTAGCAAGCTATGCCCTCTACGTTTTGGCAAAATGTGGCAAGCCAATGCACGGTCCCATGAACTACTTACGTGAACAAAAAATCACCAAGCTTGACGAGCTGTCACTCACTCTGCTCGGAGGAGCTTTCGCCGCAACAGGTGATATGAAAGCATACATGCAGCTTTTATCTACTAGACCTGCTCCTATTTCTAAGACTGACAAAGACAATGTCTTCAGTTCCGAAATACGTGATCTGGCACTTGAAACTCTTGTTCGTATGGGATCAGACAAAACAGATGATTCCATTCCTAAAATGATTCAGAAATTGTCAAACCTTATGGCAGATAATGGAAAAGATGTAACACAGGATAACGCTCTAGGATTTATGGCACTTGGTTCTTTCTTCGGACAGACAAAGACCGAGCCGATTCCTGCGGGACGGATTATAAGCAACGGAAAAGAACTCGCGAAGTTCGGCAATAACTCTACCACCGTTGTAACGGTACACGGTGATACTCCGCTTTCAGTTGAGCTTGATTCTGCTCCGACATCAGGAACCGCAGTGTGGACTATAAATTCACGAGCAGTACCTTTAATCGCCAACTGGAAACCGTTCTCCAACGGGCTGACAATTAAGCGTGAGTTCCTTACCCGCGAAGGCGAACCTTTAAATCCGGAAAAAATTAAGCAGGGACAACTTGTTGCAATGAGAACTGTTGTTTCGGGCACGGGTAATGAAGTTCCTAATGCTGTGATTCAATGTTTATTGCCATCAGGACTTGAACCGGAAAACACCAAGCTTGCCACAAGCGAAGATCTGCCTTGGTTAGAAAGAGGGAACGTAAGCCCAGATCATGTCGACATAAGGGATGACAGAGTTCTAATCTTCACCGATATTCCTAAAGAGGGTAAAGTCGAACAAGTGGTTCTGCTGCGTGCCGTTACCAGAGGAGAGTTTAAAATTCCTCCGGCACAAGCTGAGGCAATGTATAATCCTGAGGTGGCAGGAGCTACAGATATAGGGAAGATGGTAATTGGTGAATAG
- a CDS encoding cache domain-containing protein, with protein sequence MKSIASTLTRYMFIFCISSIIVFGGIIFYFMISNYHEANHQAEEATMGNVQTSIKAELIRILDYIDFSKRKTRSVAIDSIKLELLEAHDVASHIYRIYKDTKTKKELQQLIVEALRFQIHSSSSTYIFVLNMDGMQILSSENPKLEHTNVLQLKTPDGRAITKEIIELAKSQKEGFLEFISATPENTDKHSKRVSYIKYFAPFNWIIGIDQSYNSIKQAAQNEVIKRLAQINSNKDTYFFVGTYEGVVLQGPGKGNNILHGKNPKSAAIMQDLINIAKSGGGFLRYKVPSIDPSYDPVKKISYCMPISDWDWYIGSGENLAQIEHKLNDKKETLFEHLIIQISAVCVFFSLLVLAVFFFTEKFKRILSDNFDSFESFFRKGTDTPAKIDQSKIAFKEFNQMAVLANKMIDSRESARKDLLKSEITYREIFNSTKEAIGVLDIDKRIFIDINQAFLDFFGLSRMQAIGMSPEKISFNTPPYDNKYAGELFTKALLGEAVHFEWMVKDVQGEPFWTDNLARVATIGGKKRLLIVMRDITERKKMHEIMIQTEKMMSVGGLAAGMAHEINNPLGVILQVTQNILRRTSPDLASNIPIAKECGIDLKIMQTYMEKRGINYYLSNIQDAGTRAANIIKSMLDFSRKSNSAKTLGNIENVIENALSLAANDYDLKKQYDFKKIKIIREYSPLPNFNFTTMEISQVILNLIKNAAQALSEKTDKTEIPTITITTSIDKNSVRIEIEDNGSGIPEKYLKRIFEPFYTSKSPRAGTGLGLSVSYFIITHNHGGTISADSNPGEGTRFTITLPIFTNS encoded by the coding sequence ATGAAGAGTATTGCTTCCACCCTTACCCGCTATATGTTCATATTTTGTATTTCATCGATTATTGTATTCGGTGGAATCATTTTTTATTTCATGATTTCAAATTATCATGAAGCGAATCATCAGGCTGAAGAAGCCACTATGGGCAACGTTCAAACGTCCATTAAAGCAGAACTGATCAGGATTTTAGATTATATTGATTTCAGTAAAAGAAAAACACGATCTGTTGCGATAGACTCTATTAAATTAGAATTATTGGAAGCACATGATGTGGCCAGTCATATATATAGAATTTACAAAGACACCAAAACAAAAAAAGAACTGCAACAACTGATAGTCGAAGCCTTACGCTTTCAAATACACAGCAGTAGCAGCACATATATTTTTGTACTCAATATGGATGGAATGCAAATTCTCTCCTCCGAAAATCCCAAGTTAGAACACACAAATGTACTCCAACTGAAAACTCCTGACGGGAGAGCCATCACTAAAGAAATTATTGAACTGGCTAAGTCTCAAAAAGAAGGGTTTCTAGAGTTTATTTCAGCAACACCAGAGAATACAGACAAACACTCTAAAAGAGTATCATACATAAAATACTTTGCACCATTTAACTGGATTATCGGAATAGATCAGAGCTATAATTCAATTAAACAAGCCGCTCAAAATGAAGTAATTAAACGTCTTGCGCAAATAAACAGCAATAAAGATACTTATTTCTTTGTTGGAACATACGAAGGAGTAGTTCTTCAAGGCCCTGGAAAAGGGAATAATATATTACACGGTAAAAATCCCAAAAGCGCTGCAATTATGCAAGACTTAATTAACATTGCAAAATCTGGTGGAGGATTCTTAAGATATAAGGTTCCTTCAATTGACCCATCATATGATCCGGTAAAAAAAATCAGCTACTGCATGCCTATTTCTGACTGGGATTGGTACATAGGTTCCGGTGAAAACCTTGCCCAGATAGAACACAAACTTAATGACAAAAAAGAAACCCTCTTTGAACATCTTATAATTCAAATTTCTGCAGTATGTGTATTTTTTTCACTTCTGGTACTGGCAGTTTTCTTTTTTACTGAAAAATTTAAAAGGATTCTATCGGACAACTTTGATTCTTTTGAGAGTTTTTTCCGCAAGGGGACAGACACTCCTGCCAAAATTGATCAATCAAAGATAGCTTTTAAAGAATTTAATCAAATGGCAGTCCTTGCAAATAAAATGATCGACAGCCGTGAATCAGCCAGAAAAGATCTTCTAAAATCTGAAATAACCTATCGCGAAATATTCAACTCTACTAAAGAAGCTATTGGAGTATTAGACATTGACAAGCGGATTTTTATTGATATTAATCAGGCCTTTCTAGATTTTTTTGGACTTTCCAGAATGCAGGCAATAGGAATGAGCCCGGAAAAAATCAGCTTCAACACTCCTCCATATGACAACAAATATGCTGGAGAGTTGTTCACAAAAGCCCTCCTTGGTGAAGCTGTGCACTTCGAGTGGATGGTAAAAGATGTTCAAGGTGAACCATTCTGGACTGACAACTTAGCAAGAGTTGCTACTATCGGTGGTAAAAAGAGGCTATTGATTGTTATGCGTGATATTACTGAACGCAAAAAAATGCATGAAATCATGATCCAGACAGAAAAAATGATGTCGGTGGGAGGTCTCGCCGCAGGCATGGCTCATGAAATCAACAACCCACTTGGAGTTATTTTACAAGTTACTCAGAATATTCTCCGAAGGACTTCGCCAGATCTTGCTAGCAATATTCCTATTGCAAAAGAATGCGGTATAGACCTTAAAATCATGCAAACTTATATGGAAAAAAGGGGAATAAATTACTACCTGTCCAACATCCAAGATGCCGGAACTCGGGCGGCAAACATCATAAAATCCATGCTTGATTTCAGCCGCAAAAGTAACTCCGCTAAAACACTTGGCAACATTGAAAATGTAATTGAAAATGCATTATCATTGGCCGCAAATGACTATGACCTAAAAAAACAATATGATTTTAAAAAGATAAAAATTATAAGAGAGTATAGTCCGCTTCCAAATTTTAACTTTACTACAATGGAGATAAGTCAGGTTATTTTAAATTTGATAAAAAACGCAGCTCAAGCTTTGTCAGAAAAAACTGACAAAACAGAAATTCCTACAATCACAATAACCACTTCAATTGATAAAAATTCAGTTCGTATCGAAATCGAAGATAATGGTTCTGGAATTCCTGAAAAATATTTAAAAAGGATATTTGAACCTTTCTATACATCAAAATCACCTAGAGCAGGAACCGGACTGGGGTTATCTGTTTCGTATTTTATTATTACCCATAACCATGGTGGCACTATATCCGCAGACTCTAACCCCGGAGAAGGAACCAGATTTACAATTACTCTCCCTATTTTCACAAATTCATAG